The Desmodus rotundus isolate HL8 chromosome 13, HLdesRot8A.1, whole genome shotgun sequence sequence CTTAAACTTTGAGCACAAATGACATACCTTAGTTCACAGCAGCATCGACAATAAGATTGTCCACACAAAATGTGCAGAAAGCCCAAAAAGTTTGCTTGTGTATTCCACCATAACTACgaatcatttttaactttaagtTCAGAAAGCATAACAGGACCacttaaaaaaatcctcaaatgttCAAAGTTTTGGTTCGCTCATAGCCTATATAAttcaaccttttatttttttccctactaTTACTATTTGTAATTTTGAAGGTCCAGTTCCTTTTGCCTTTACTGCAATAAAATGAGATGCATTTAACAATGCACATTTTTCAGTACATATACTAGttatataaacaatatatttcTTACACATTATAactacatatacatgtataatttttaaatgacaaaattcaaTTCTATTCAATCCATGGgtaaaataattcaagaaaaatagGGTTACTTGGTCAACCCTTCCAGATGTGCAAGAGGACTTCTGTGAAACACTTTTAAGTATGTGGAGAAATATCACTATCATCCTTGAGTGATTTACACGCAAGGATTTGTTTTATTGGGGACAGACAAAATTGCCAAAAAAACAACACAATGGCTTCTCCCAGTGATCCctgagttttcctttcttttattcccACAGAAATACTGCTGTGCTTCAACTCTGATGACACACTCATGTAAGGCACTTATTTACAAGGTTTTGACATAAGACAGAATCACAGCATTTCTGCAAAAGCCCTCAAACTCTCCATCTACGTCTGCTGCTCCAGGACTTCTAGGTAGTCGGGTTCCGCATGTAAATTAGCTTTGAGctcaaaatattcatttttagtCTGTTCCACTAATACCTTCCTGGGTCTCGAGTACATTAATGTCTCCATTAGCTTTAACTCTTCGTGTGCTCCTGGATAGTGTACCTCCATATCAGGCTTGAGCTGAGCAATGTTTTTCTTTAGGTATTCCGTGATTCCCAGCTGTTGgagttctctttccttctctaaaatgtTCCTATACAATGAACTGGCATCTTGGAAGGATAAAAATTCAGTAGATTGGTCTGTGGTTTTGTACTTCATATTGGGCCCTGTGAGTGGCGAATGATTTTCCCGTTCTAAGAGACTTCTTTGGAGATGTTTTGcatcacttccttctttctcattcttttcttcttcctcttccacatGCTTTGGGCCGAAGGATGGACTTCTGTAGACGTGAACCATGGGGCTCACCATGTGCTGCTCGTAGAGCGATGCACTGGGTCTTTCAGTGGTGTGATGAGTTGTTTTATGGCCATACATACTATATTGAAGATGCACCGGACTGTTATCCCTGATCTGCTCATCTGCTTGTTTCTTTTTGTATCTTCTCCTGCGGTGGAGAACAAGAACCACTATCCCTGCAGCACAGAACACAATAGTTATGAACACAATCAGCAGTCCTAATATTAAAACAGACAGTGGCACAGCATCGGTAAGCGATCTTAAAATAGTATCTGCTGTAGTTGTGGCTGTAGGAGTATTGACAATTATGTAACTAGTCTGAGTTGGCAGAGATGGGTTACTGACTAAACCTGGGCAAAGAAGTTCACTATTAAgtgattttaattccttcttgtTTAAGTGCTCTGGAGAAGTGCAGAGGATGTCATCTGTCACTGTGTTCTTACTTAATTTTTGTATCCATTGCTGCAATCCAACTAGGTCACAGGAACAATCCCAGGGGTTGTCCTCAAGGTCAATCTGGGTCAGTAAATGAAGGTCATCCAAGATATTACTCACAGGTAGATGAGTAAACTGGTTTGTTTTAAGGTTTACTCTTGTTAGTGGAACTCCTGAAAAAATATGTGGTGGTAAAACTTGTAATagattattatttaaatacagGACTCTAAGTTTAGGCATTGGGTTAAAGGTTCCTGGTAATATTTCCTTAATTGCATTATATTCAAGATATAAGTACTCAAGATTGTGGAGACCAAGGAACATGGCTCTCGTTAATTTTGTCAGATGGTTACCATTTAAATAGAGCTTCTGTAATCTTGTTAGATTCATAAATGATCCTTCTTCAAGTACCTCAATATGATTGTTTCCCAAGTGAAGCATTTCCAAAGTGAAGTATTCCACTAGATCAGACTCCATTACTGTATGAATAATATTCCCTGCTAGAATAAGCTTTCTAGGATTTTGCGGAGGAGGTTTTAGATCCGACAAGCTTTCAATATTGCGTTCTTGACAGTGTATCAGCAGTCCTGATGGGGATAGTACTTTGCAGTTACAAGGAATTGGACAGTAGAGTACTGGAAGTTGAGTGGATGGCTTTGTAATATAAGGTATCAAACCTGGTGCTTTGGTGGGTGGTTTTAAAGGTGATATGGTCTTGACTGACAGGCGGCTATCACTTATTGAAGATGTTACTGCCTGAAGTAATGATCCAGAGGGATCCTCGTGTTCTTCATACACTGGTGGCGTGGGGCAAATTGATTCCTTTTTCAGTCGGCTTAGAATGCTTCCTTTGAAAACCACAGGGCTATTGCATACAACCTCACCAATGATAGACTGTGGAGGCATGTTTTCCAACCAGATTTTCAGCTGTAATAGGTCACAATTGCAGGCCCATTTATTGTCCTCCAACTGGAGATCCAATATTCTGCCAATGTGTTCTAAAAAACCGACATAAGGCAATGTTTGCAACTGATTTCCACGAAGATCTAGGTGGGTTAAAGGAACAAATCGAAATATGTTTGGAGGCAGACTCTCAATAGCATTGTCATTTAAAATTAACACTTTAAGTCTGTTGAGCTTGCTAAAGGCACTTGGTTCAATCACTGTAATAAAATTGTTATCTGCTTGTAGGAATTCCAGGTTTTCCAGTCCATGGAAGGTATCCTCTTTAAGAATTTCTAAAGAATTGTGATTGATATGAAGTTGCTTTAGAAGGCCAAGGCCATTAAATGCACCAGTCTCAATATCTGCAATGTTGTTAAATCCAAGGTGTATTGAGATAGCATTGCTAAGCCCAGAAAAGTCATTTGTGTGAAGCATTGTCAGACCATTATTCAATAAACTTAACTGGAAAGGTCGTGAGGGTGGCACACTTATTTGGGATAACAGCTTGATAcctttttcttcacaatttattaaaattgtgcCATCTTTTTCCTCACAGTTGCAAAGAGAATCACACGAACCTCTGGCTGAGGACATTGGAGACGGGGACTGTGAAGACATATAGGCCAGCAGAGATGAGTATAAGAGATGAATCCACAGCTTCATGTTGTCATGTGATGGAATCGAATTCTGGAAGATAAAACACAATAACAATGGGCTTTAGTGAGTAGGAGCAGCGAAGAAATGAATCTGATGTTTGCCAAATGCCAGGCTTTCcactacaaagaaaaacattgattactgtgaaaatatgaatattttgctGCATCTACAttgctcttttacttttttctaataTGATTACAGATgtgttttcatttagttttaacttgaattgtgaacaaattataaaatttaggtCAAGGAGAATTTGAAATGCTGTATCATCAGTTGCGTTCACATCTGCCAAATAAACTGCATTTTAATAGATGACATAGGTGTTGGCTAAATGGACCGTTGATTCTTTGATGTGATGCAAAGGTGTATATTTGAAACAACATCAATGAATCTAACGCTGAAGGATTAAAGTATAAGACAAATATGTAGGTATTAGCCAAAAGAAGAGAGAACTGTAGGGAATAAaaaatgataggaaaaaaaatgtacatatgcctgtattatacatttatttatttataatttttaacttgaTGTCACACTGGAACATCTAGTAATGTGCCTGTGTTTTAACCTGCTTGGATTCTGGCTCAATATacttattaatttcatttatttaaaaaccttaGGGAGAATGTGTCTCTGACTGCATAATAAGGTGGAACactataaaaataactttgttttaacTGTGCTCTTTGGGGTGCTTTGTCTCAGCCTAACAGAGTTAGATATATATGATTAAGAGTGCCCATTCAAATTTCACATGAGTCACACTTTATATTGAGTTTCTAGATGTAGGATATCTTctaatacttttacatttttaagaatgaGATTAATATCATAAAAACTAAAGAAGCTGGGCATGGGAgtttagggggtagagggattgagcaaaaaggaaaaaggactcatggaaatggacaacagtgtggtgattgctaggggagAGGGtcgaaggggactaaatggtcatagaaaaacacaataaagattaaattaaaatattaaaaataaagaaaaactgatcTTTAGCATGCATTTATGGCTATGATAAAAAAGTAAACACTGCCTCATATAAACTTCTAGCAAATGACTTCCTAATGAGGTCCCAAAATAGGCTTAAGGGCACTGAAGGTCATCCTGTAATTAAGTGATTGATCTCTTTTATTATAAGGCTGAGAGTTGCAAACAATGAACTCTGAAACAGACTGCATCATACTGAAATACTTGAGAATATCtctaattttctaaataaaaagaaatgacagctCAGGATAGCAACATCACATATTCTAGCTCCTTAAAAATTTAAGACACACATCTGAAACAGCAATTTTTAGTAAAGATTCTAACTCTGAAATGACAGTAGTGACCAGGTGAATGCATAACTCTAGTAGTATCCTATTCCCTTCCTTTAAATATGAACCTTAAATTTATGTGAACTAAGGGTAAACAAACACCACATCTTATAACTGTTCAACTTTTCAGAATGTTAACTGCCTTCCTTTTTCTGGATGGGATGTACACTAACtttgaatttaattaaaagtCACAATCAGGTAAACCATCCCAGTACCCAATCAATAAGCCTAAATATAAACTTTTATTCCAAGAATATACATCacttaaatgaaaacatgtatagcattaattttctgaaaaggcaaaaggtagccaaagaaataaaacaacataatgcCTTTCCAGAGAAAGGAAAAGTTAGCAGACTCAATATTTCCAAAGGgaaatagtttaattttaaacagCTCTGAGAACTGTGTTTAAAATCAAGCAGCTTGTAGTTGCAGCCTTTAACTTGTGGATTGGCTTCCACAAACAATAAAAGTACTTCTCCAAAGATTACCAGGAAAGAATAGTATTCATTTCACCAGGTACAGCATCTTGAGAAAATACTAAATAACTCCCAGATGATAATCTCTCATGACTTTTTCATCTGATATGCATTTTATGCTCTTCAAAACATCTTAGAAAACAATTTATAATCTTTTCAGACACACATGCAAATTTGAAGAGTAGTTCTGTGTTGACAATATCTGATTCAATTGTTAAAGAGGTCAAAAATCTCCATtcacatatttttagaaaacatggttacgtcaggaaataataaaagtagtatacaaaatacaaagaatcCTTTAATTTTCTGCTTATGTTTTAAGTTCAACAGTGGCGTCTGGAGGTGACCTTTTCTTCAGAAAGCACACATACTTAATTTCCAGTAACAACCTGCATGCTGTACAAAATTACAGGGGCATATTATTTTATTCGTTTTTTTCTAGAGCCAGCTGTTGGGCTAAATGCTGCTCAGAGAAAACAGGCATCTGCTTCAGCATTAGTGGTGCCAATGAGCAAGAATGAAACTGGATATCCTGTAATGggaagtcattttttttaaaggagaaaatatatacattcaaTCACTTTAAGAATGATGTAAAAATTGGTATCACAAAAGCCTGGAAACATTCATCTTACCTGTAAAGCAGAGACTCTTCCTGACGCTATCTGTAATGCACAGCTGGAAGAGATGTTCAAAGTAAATTCAGTTtccttattaaaaaagaaaacactaacgGCCGCGTACTTTCTTCGCAAATATCACTTTTTGGCAAGTCCCATCACTTTGTAAAGTGAAAGCCTCTGGTCAGAGACAAAGTGCTGAGcatttcattgaaaatatttcaagcagAGTGCACACTAGATCATCCTGGAGCAGTTGTCCTTCCCCAATTAAAATGCACAGCGTACTTCACAGCTATGCTGACTTTTTTTGCATATAGTTAACCATTTGCAGGCTGCGGAATGCAGTCAATAAACAAGATGTTTCACAGAGCTGGGGCTGATCACTCTTGCTTTCTGAGGTTGTAGATCCAAGCTGCAGCaatgttctctttcttccctttctagtctttcttgttagctcagtttgttattAGTCAGACTGCCAAGGGCTGGGAGGTAGGCGTAAATAAAGAGACTTCTTGGCTTTTGACTCAGCCTTTAAGCCCTTCCCCATCAGAATGCTTTAATCTGCCAGTGTCATTTAACAGAAGAGACAGCTCCACCTTGGGACTGCTCAACTCCTCCTTTTTCTGCAAGTggtctccccactccctcttccTACCAAAAGCAGTGTAAGGACAATTGGATGGGAATAATTACATCTCATTTTGAATGTCTGAGATTATTTTGTGGTATATAGAAAactaaataataattatgttaaattttaatCTGGCACACTACTGTGTTGTCTGCACACATGTGTGCAGAAAAACTGCATGCATGCTGCCTGGAAAAGAGtggtttcagtattttttttttgaaattgtgcaccaaataaatttttaaatgttcacatgAACTGCTTTCCTGctgtatttgcatttttgaattcaggcttttaacattttttttaaatcctcatgcGAGAGACTAAGTTTtatacttcattatttctttccctaCAGCTAAGTTTCAATGATAAGATTAGAAATAAGGTTCTTTTTCCGTTAATATTTATTTGGAATGGAAATAATGATTATCATGAATTATATTCAAGAATCTTTATTACAAATGGTTGTCATTAGTCAAACACTGTTTATCactctcaaaaatataaaattgtgttttcaGATCAAATAAAACAAGGTAAGTGAGTAAATGGAAGTGAAAATGTCATGATTTTTTATGGTACTAGGTCAGAGAGCACTTTGTCctaaaatgattatatttaaaatttagtcATTTCTTCAACTATTAAAATTTCCTGAATCACCACTAATAAAACTCTACTGTCAGATTCCTTATTTCCCCAAAGGCACATGCTTTAAAAATCAGCCCTCTTTACCTTCATTCTAAGTACCTGACCTGTTTTATACCCAAAATGAATGTGCTACGTACTATCACTTATTTTGAAACATTCTATGTTTAGAAGCACATTTGTCTATAGGTTCTAGGTTACCTATACAGTATTAAGTCTCATTTCAGAGAAAGCTACTCTTAAAAAAGAGGTTTTATGGAGGTTAAATGATCAAAATGGGAAACATTAGATTGTCTTGTTATATAATGATAGACTACATGTATGCATTCAAATTCATAAAGTTTCATATCCTTAGTGTGaaatagttgttttaaaatataaggatTTTGATGCCATTTTTAACATTCCATTATTCTTTATGTATATTCTCTTACTCATtaagccttttatttattttgaagacaTTGTGTGCTCTAAAATGGAATAGAGTTTATAATACAGATTAAGAAGTGAATAAAGAGAATCTAAATGAGGAATAAGAGAAtaaagggaataagaaagaataaaggcAAAGCATCAACTTTAGGCACTTACTGCCAGCTGATAACCATCTCAACTAAAATCCAACTATTAATTAAGTGGTGACAATGGGGAAACAAGGAACTAGAATAATTTATCTTCCAACACTGTAGACATAATTCTCCAAATGCATTTCTTTAAGTtttggcagcaaaatctcagaaaaaaTGTTCTTGAAGTGTAGTTTGTGGAGGAATGATTTTCAAAGAGACTTGTGGGACTAAAGAAACAAATATCCTTATAGATTTATGCaggtttctctcattttcttcagtTTGATCTAATTGAGACactaactgagaacaatcaacattataccacgcggcagatagtcaacatactcaaaatatcaaaatctgcctaggctggtgtggcccagtggattgagtcctggcctgcaaaccaaagggtctctgttcagtcaggccacatgcctggatggtgggccaggtccccgggggtggggggttgctaGGAACAACCACAGATTTttatttctcaccctctctttctccctctcaccctgtctttctccctcccttcccctatctaaaaaattaataaataagatcttttaaaaaatccaaatcaaataaagttactggtgaaaatgaaaaaaaaatgtccttcattttatgggaaaaaaaaacatatggatCTTTTGGCCAACCCTATACATGAGGAGTTAGGAGACggtccttcctcccctgcttaTGTGGTGGGAAAGCAATCATTTTACATGGTAACAAAGGCTAGATAgaataacattttatgaaatttgTTGGACTGATAATGCATATGGGACAAATAGCCTGAAAAGACAAAGactaaaaagaggaaagaggacaGATTAAACAATGAAAGAGGTTTATTCATTCTGTATAGGACTAGTTCTACTACAGAGCATCTGCCCGCCTCTTTCATTGCCACGTTCAAGGGTGAAGCAAAGACACGTGCCAGATTGATTTTAACTTAAGGATCTGGAAGTCTTGAAAAGAGAAGCCTTTGCACAATTCCGTGCATAGACTGAGGAATATTTAAGTACTTTGAAGGTAGAAAGCATGACACGATGACCCTTTATGGATGATAATACCATAGATGGATTTTAAATATCGATTGGTAACTTCATTCTGTGAAGAAATGATGTAAGCATAGAAATAATCTTAAATCAACGTcactttttaaatacttatataattattttaaagaaatagcatAAATCATTGGGAAATATCTATTACTTTGGGCTCTGCCTTCTGCATAATCTTAAAGGAATACACTGAAAAGCATGATAATGCTATTATCGAATATTACATATATACCTGCAAATAAGGTCTAGATGTCCAGTTATATAGAGACCCTGCacactaattttttaaacattacaacgtgtcttatttccttttcttattttgaactaaaagtattctttaaaattgCATATGCTTAAAAAAGTATAtctgttttattataaaactctaaaggaaattcaaaagaaagaagagaagtaaaaTTCACTCATAATCCCATGGTTTAAATTCAGCtcagatatttcttttatttattttgtattccagTCATGTCCATTGCATACAAAAATAATAGCTCTTATAAAATAATGCtatcttttatcttttacaaTGCCATACAACCCAGTAAACTATGAATTTGGTCCTCAAATCTGGAACATatgattttctttcatctttcactGGGAGAGAAGTCGAAAACATCTTACcgccatttctttctctcttctgttagAGTCAGAGCATAATCACTTTGGATAACTTGACTTCTGACTATAACATGTAATTTAATAAGGAAGCATTACCTGTGTAATATAGAAGATGAAAGATGTTCTAACTTTTCAACAACAACATCTCTGTGTGTGAAAACATTTGCCACATTTCTCAAAAATAGTAACTTTCAGTGAAAAGTTTATGAATCTTAAGAAAAATTGATATGGcagatataataatttatatagtCTCCCATGAATGGGTAATGTAAAACTCGCCTTTTACATTGAACTTCTAATAAAAAAGGTTaatgtgttatttaaattttgtttccttcatgCCCAATTTGAACTCAGATCAAAGGTATAAAACTATTAATGGGATTGCCTTATTCTGAAAGAAGTTTTATAATAGAACTCTGTTTTAACTTGAAATCTGTTGACACAAAAGAACTCTTTGATGGCATTGTTTAATCTGGCAaaccctaaaacaaaacaaaacaaataaaaactttctcCTGGAAGCTTGGATTTTGAGTTGTCTTTCTTCATTAAAGTATAACTGAGATTTCATAAAATCCCCTACTTCAAATGGATGCCtatgaaaacagtttttaaatatcACAAGAAAACCTTACTGGTGAGTATTTTCATAGTTAATAATTAATGGTGAGCAAGAAAACCAGGCCCACCAGAATAGTGCCAGACTTGTCATTTCGATAGTAAGGATTCCTTGAGGGAAGACTAGTATctactttgtgtgttttttccacGGCCCTGCAGAGTGAGTTGCACCATGGACAGCagttaaatatgtacatattgaAGATGAATGGGTTCTTGGTATGTTCTCACTATTGTGTAACcttagtatatttatttattagttcttagGAATGTATAGATATTGATCTCTTAGTTTAAATTCTGTCCATTTAACAAAAGCataatattaaagaccaatactggaaactaaaaattaaatattgatccCCTGGATCTTGCCAAATGTCATTTAAGAGTTATTAACAACTCAATCTGTGTGactatattattttgtattcagatGACTAACAATGATGATAGGCAAACACCACTGAATCACATATGCGTACGAGATTACCAGTTTGGTGGGTCACCTGCAGGGAATTTTAAATCCCTGATGCCTTCCTATTGCCAATCACAATTCGGACATCACTTCTTCTCTCTATCACCTGGAACTATGTTAGTGAGAGATGAAAACACGTTTAAGGTTTATTCTTATACTTGGGATActtaactattttaataaaatatgtcagttgcttttaatgtattatttgaaCAAGATAAAGTTGGAAACATCATGgccataaatattatatatgtgtgtatatatgtaaacatatataagTTTTACATAAGATCATCTATAATCTCTTCATTGTGAAATGAAAGTAATGACTTTTTCAATCTAAGGTTGATTAGTAGGTATGGAAATTTAAGTGccatattttacattcatttggacgaaaataaaattctttgttACCATTGGATCTAGgttctgtaaaaaaagaaaataattgtcaaGGTACACATGTGTTGAAAAATATAAGTGAATTGTTGAACAGAAGactgtaatttttcattttgtatttttaaattgataacaATGGTGTTAATATGAAAATACATACATTGACATATGTTaccaagaaaatgaataaatcattaaTGACGGATTTCACTAAATAATGTAGGCTTTTTTCCTTAATAGAAATTGTACCTTACCTATACATTCACGTAAAAATAGAtatggatatttttttttaaagattttatttacttgtttttagagagagggaaaggcagaaaaagagggagaggaacatcaatgtgtggttgcctcttgcgtgccccctactggggacctggcctgaaacctaggcatgtgccccgatagGGATTCGaaccggcgatcctttggttctcaggctggcatgcaatgcactgagttacaccagtcagggcgataTGGATATTTTTGTAAAAACTACCCTTTTGATGATTTTACTGGATAAATCTTATATTATTCTCCAATATCTATTCTGGAATAATAGGGCTTCTTTATGACATATTTCAAAAGTATATACCTACTATATAATATTACTTTGTGTATTGtgtgtttaagaaaataaaagtgtataaTCTAAAATTTTCATG is a genomic window containing:
- the SLITRK6 gene encoding SLIT and NTRK-like protein 6; the protein is MKLWIHLLYSSLLAYMSSQSPSPMSSARGSCDSLCNCEEKDGTILINCEEKGIKLLSQISVPPSRPFQLSLLNNGLTMLHTNDFSGLSNAISIHLGFNNIADIETGAFNGLGLLKQLHINHNSLEILKEDTFHGLENLEFLQADNNFITVIEPSAFSKLNRLKVLILNDNAIESLPPNIFRFVPLTHLDLRGNQLQTLPYVGFLEHIGRILDLQLEDNKWACNCDLLQLKIWLENMPPQSIIGEVVCNSPVVFKGSILSRLKKESICPTPPVYEEHEDPSGSLLQAVTSSISDSRLSVKTISPLKPPTKAPGLIPYITKPSTQLPVLYCPIPCNCKVLSPSGLLIHCQERNIESLSDLKPPPQNPRKLILAGNIIHTVMESDLVEYFTLEMLHLGNNHIEVLEEGSFMNLTRLQKLYLNGNHLTKLTRAMFLGLHNLEYLYLEYNAIKEILPGTFNPMPKLRVLYLNNNLLQVLPPHIFSGVPLTRVNLKTNQFTHLPVSNILDDLHLLTQIDLEDNPWDCSCDLVGLQQWIQKLSKNTVTDDILCTSPEHLNKKELKSLNSELLCPGLVSNPSLPTQTSYIIVNTPTATTTADTILRSLTDAVPLSVLILGLLIVFITIVFCAAGIVVLVLHRRRRYKKKQADEQIRDNSPVHLQYSMYGHKTTHHTTERPSASLYEQHMVSPMVHVYRSPSFGPKHVEEEEEKNEKEGSDAKHLQRSLLERENHSPLTGPNMKYKTTDQSTEFLSFQDASSLYRNILEKERELQQLGITEYLKKNIAQLKPDMEVHYPGAHEELKLMETLMYSRPRKVLVEQTKNEYFELKANLHAEPDYLEVLEQQT